The genome window TTTAGGGAGTATAATATTTATCCCTTTATAAATTCCACTGGTTATCCTCAAAGAAGCTCCTTAATAATGTATTAATTTTAATAACTATATATATTATTGATAAACTTTCTCAATAGCTATCTCTAAATTTAATAAATATATTCTTGACATGATCATTAATAGTTATTTAACATTTATCAATAGTATACATTTTACCTATTTTCTTTTCGATTATTGATGCTCTATGACTAAATATGTTTTTGTAACAGGTGGTGTTGTAAGTTCCGTTGGGAAAGGTATTACTGTCGCATCGCTAGGTCGTTTACTAAAACATAAAGGTCTCACGGTTTCTGTTATGAAATTAGACCCTTATCTTAATGTTGACCCAGGTACAATGTCTCCTTATCAACATGGAGAGGTTTTTGTTACCAAAGATGGTTGTGAAACTGATTTGGACTTAGGACATTATGAACGATTTATTGATTTAGAGTTGACTGCATCATCTAATGTAACAGCTGGGCAAATTTACAGCACTGTAATCCAAAAAGAACGACGTGGAGATTACCTTGGTGGTACTATACAGGTAGTTCCACAAGTTACTGATGAAATAAAAAACCATATTAAGACTTTAGCTAAAGAGAGCAAGGCAGACGTAGTAGTAGTAGAGGTTGGTGGTACTGTTGGCGATATAGAAGGGTTACCTTTTCTTGAGGCAATAAGGCAGATAAGGCATGAGGTTGGTAGGGAGAACGTCTATAACATTCATGTTACTCTTCTTCCGTTTATACAAGCTACTGGCGAAATCAAAACAAAACCTACACAACACAGTGTAAAGGAGTTGCGAAGCATTGGTATACAGCCTGACGCAATAATTGCTCGCAGTGATTTTGATGTTTCAAATGGAATATTAGATAAATTAGCTTTATTTTGTGACGTTCCAAAAGATTCAGTTGTAGTGCTTCCTACAGTTAAAAGTATTTATGAGGTTCCTTTAGTATTAAAAAACAGCGGTATTGATTCAGTGCTTACAAAACATTTACAGTTAGAGTTAGAGCCATCACTAATGGATGACTGGGGCGATATGGTGTCTAGAATGTCTAGCTTAAAAACTACACTTACTATAGGTGTTGTTGGGAAGTATACAGATTTACCCGATGCTTATATATCTGTCAAAGAAGCATTAGTTCATGCTGGTGTTTATAACAATACAAATATTGAAATTGTATGGATTCAATCTGAAGATATTGAAGAGGTAGGGTGCGAAACACTTCTTTCAAATTTGGATGGTATTGTAGTTCCTGGTGGATTTGGCCCCCGTGGTATAGAAGGAATGATCAAAACTGCTCAATATGCCAGAACAAATAATATCCCTTATTTAGGGCTATGCCTAGGGATGCAAATGATGGTTATTGACGTAGCTCGAAATGTTCTTGGTTTAGCTTCTGCTAATTCTACAGAATTTGAAAAAGACACAACGAATCCAGTTATATGTCTTATGGAAGAACAGAAAGATGTAGTTAATAAGGGAGGGACAATGAGGCTTGGTAATTATCCTTGCGAATTAAACCCTGATTCTTATCTCAATGAAATTTATGGCATAAGTTCAATTAATGAGAGACATCGTCATAGGTATGAATTTAATAACCAATATAGAGATATCCTTGCAGAAGGCGGCTTAATAGCTCAGGGTACTTCTCCAGATGGTGATCTTGTAGAAATTTGTCAGCTAGATCAGCATCCCTTTATGATAGGTGTCCAGTTCCACCCGGAATTTTTATCTAGACCTCAAAGACCACATCCTTTATTCAGAGAGTTTATTGGTATTACCAAAAATGGTAATCATAAGGATTAGAGCGTTTCTCTTATTGTAAGAGTAGACTAAATAAAATACATGTGATAGAGTGATCGGGAATTATCTCAGTCATTTACGACGATTTCACAACAAAAAATATATACTCCTAGATCCAATTTGGTTTTTTATCGTAAATGTAGGGTGATTTTAACTGGGGGTATTATTCAAGATATTTTTATCCATATGAATATTATTAAGGATAAATTATGTCTGATACACATGAGGCAGGTGTTTTTTTGACAACAGAAACTATTATTACATCAGAATCACTAAAAGAAAAAACAGATAAGCAGCTTTTTCGAATGGCAAAGAAGTTGGGAGTTAAGGATATTTCTGAATCAGATATAGAGCGTGATGATTTAATAGACAAAATTGTTAAAGCTTCTGAATCAGACCAAGAGCCTGAAGAGTTAGAAGCAGGCGGAATACTCGACATAATGTCAGATGGGTATGGTTTTTTGAGACAAAATGGAATGGCCTCACCAGGTAAAAAAGATGTTTATGTTTCACAATCCCAAATACGTAGATTTAGCCTACGAACAGGTGATTTGGTTTCTGGAAAGGTTAGACCACCAAAAGACGGAGAAAGATATTTTGGACTAATTCGAGTAGAGGCAGTAAATAATCTAGATCCAGATAAGGCAAAAAAAAGATTAGGTTACGATAAACTTACACCTGTATTTCCTAATGTACAAATTACTCTAGAAACAGAACCTAAAAAACTATCTACAAGAGTTATAGATATGATAGCACCTATTGGTATGGGACAGAGAGGACTTATCGTATCACCACCAAAAGCCGGAAAAACAATGTTGTTAAAAGATATTGCTAACGGTATTACTAGTAATCATAAAGACATGCATTTGATTGTAGCATTAATTGGTGAAAGGCCTGAAGAAGTAACAGATGTAAGAAGGTCTGTAAGTGGCGAAGTGTTTGCTTCGACATTTGACGAACCTGTAGAGGATCATTGTCGTGTTGCAGAACTTGCCTTGGAACGTGCTAAGAGATTAGTTGAATTTGGCGTCAATGTTACTATTTTGATGGATAGTATTACT of SAR202 cluster bacterium contains these proteins:
- a CDS encoding CTP synthase, whose translation is MTKYVFVTGGVVSSVGKGITVASLGRLLKHKGLTVSVMKLDPYLNVDPGTMSPYQHGEVFVTKDGCETDLDLGHYERFIDLELTASSNVTAGQIYSTVIQKERRGDYLGGTIQVVPQVTDEIKNHIKTLAKESKADVVVVEVGGTVGDIEGLPFLEAIRQIRHEVGRENVYNIHVTLLPFIQATGEIKTKPTQHSVKELRSIGIQPDAIIARSDFDVSNGILDKLALFCDVPKDSVVVLPTVKSIYEVPLVLKNSGIDSVLTKHLQLELEPSLMDDWGDMVSRMSSLKTTLTIGVVGKYTDLPDAYISVKEALVHAGVYNNTNIEIVWIQSEDIEEVGCETLLSNLDGIVVPGGFGPRGIEGMIKTAQYARTNNIPYLGLCLGMQMMVIDVARNVLGLASANSTEFEKDTTNPVICLMEEQKDVVNKGGTMRLGNYPCELNPDSYLNEIYGISSINERHRHRYEFNNQYRDILAEGGLIAQGTSPDGDLVEICQLDQHPFMIGVQFHPEFLSRPQRPHPLFREFIGITKNGNHKD
- a CDS encoding transcription termination factor Rho; its protein translation is MSDTHEAGVFLTTETIITSESLKEKTDKQLFRMAKKLGVKDISESDIERDDLIDKIVKASESDQEPEELEAGGILDIMSDGYGFLRQNGMASPGKKDVYVSQSQIRRFSLRTGDLVSGKVRPPKDGERYFGLIRVEAVNNLDPDKAKKRLGYDKLTPVFPNVQITLETEPKKLSTRVIDMIAPIGMGQRGLIVSPPKAGKTMLLKDIANGITSNHKDMHLIVALIGERPEEVTDVRRSVSGEVFASTFDEPVEDHCRVAELALERAKRLVEFGVNVTILMDSITRLTRAYNLSLPTSGRTLSGGIDPVALYPPKRFFGAARNTEDSGSLTIIATCLVDTGSRMDDVIYEEFKGTGNWELHLDRRLAERRIFPAIDIQRSGTRREELILEEATLKKVWLLRRMVGLITANAQDSIDATGEILKRMSETKANTEFLDNLNSPSKK